One Argentina anserina chromosome 6, drPotAnse1.1, whole genome shotgun sequence genomic window, CTTAACGTTATGGATTGGTTCATTTATACTATACTAAGGGAGTTAGGGTCGTTGAAAGAGGCTTTGTTGGGAAGTTTTGTTATAAGAACATCATGTATGCTTCAACCTCTATTACCCCTTTTGTGAAAGGGAAATTCGTGCCAACGGTACTTCACATTTCCAATCTTATAAACTTCAGTATCTCATGTTTTTCAAACTTCACATCGGTACTTCATGTTTGGACCCTGACACAATTTTGGTATTTTTAGCCGTCAGCTCTGTTACGTGAACTGCCAACTAACTATTTTACAAGGATATTTCTGTCCATTAGTTGACTTGCCAAGGCCCTCGAGCTCAGCTATTCCAGCGTCACCTACAACCGTATGATCAAAGGAATCATGTCCGATCGCAATCAATGCTCCATCCCCCTCCTCACTGTCCCTTCCCTCCTCAAACTCTCCCCCAACCTCACCTCTTCTGTCGCATTCCACTACGATCTCCTCTCCATCCCACGCGCACCCCTTCCACCGGCACACGCTCTCACTGTCTGTGCCGAAACCCGTCCAGGCCTCAACTCCGGCAACCCTGTTTTGAAGACCTACGATCTGATCTGGTCGCCGGAAAAGATCGAGCGCCTCATAATTTTTTATCGTCAGTTTTGCCTTCAAGTTACTGCCAAATGCATGTTAAAGAAACTTAATATCAATTTTTTACATGTAATGCCCAGAATCAGATACAAAAAGGTAGAGGCGTTGCCCAgtaaaaaatcaattttgaGCCTCTCTTTATTACACATACCCCCACCTTCACTTGTTTGATTAAGTCATGAATCCGAACCTACTATGCCCAGAACATGCAGATTTTTGCGTTCTTCTTCAAGCTTCTTCTGATCATTAGATATCACAATTATCATTTCCACGGTTTGCTTAATAGTTTAAACAAAATCCATCAAGATTCAGATCAAATCATGGCGAATTGACCACCACCGCTCAGCTCCTATGCAACGGTCAAGATTCAAGCCATACAAACCGGTGGCGGATCCAGAAAATTTTACCAGCCAAGGCAAAATTTACTTGTTActtgaaaatataatcaatttcaattaaaacaaaaatacaatACAACCTTCAATCAACAATGAAACGGTAATTGTCCACGGcgcgatttcatattttggaaACGCTGCATAATAGCATCATTACTAACACTATTGAACATATATTTCTCAATATAAACAAGCAAACTATCATTCAGCCACTGATCTCTCATTCTATTACGAAGTGGATTCTTCACAATGTTCATAGCTGAGAATACTCTTTTCACTGAAGCTGTTGCAACTGGTAGAACTAAAGCCAAAGTTAGAAGCTTGTAGACTGATGCATGTGTTATGTGCTTTCTAGTCTCCACCAATTTTTTTGCAAGACTATTGATTCCTTTCAGTTGACAAAAATCATTTCTGGATCGCATATCATTAATGTAAATATGAAGCTTGTCTTCAAGTGATAACACATCTCTTTCAGAAAAATCTCTTGGATAAAATTGAGCAAGACGAAATAACTTTTGCTTGTCAAAAGCAGAAAATGAATCATCTGGACTTAAACTTGAAACACAAATTAGAAGCTCAGAGTTTACCTCATTAAAACGATCATTCAAGTCTGAAAGTTGTCTATCGATCACAGAATAAAAGATATCCACTCGATAATGATGAATGACTGTCAACTTTTCAGCCCTACGTTGTGATTTCCCTTGAGCAACAAAAAGATCATCCATATTGGGAATCTTGACACCATGCTTGTTACAGAAACAGTAGACCTTGTCAAGGAAATTATCCCATTCACATTCTTCCTCCCTCATAGTTTGTAGTTGTTGCTTGCTTGCCTTAACTAAATCCATAGCATTGACAATATCTTGATCATTTCTTTGTAATGCTTGTGATAACTCATTCGTCACACCCAACACTTGTATcattaaaaacaaacaaaatataaaattaaatgattGCATTTGTGCTAGCAACAGATTACATTCCCCTCTTTGATCATCATGTGTCCCATCTTCCATAATCATTTGAATCACCTTAACTGTGGAAGAAAACATAGAAATAATGCTCAGTAATGTACCATAATGTGACCCCCAACGTGTATCACCCGGACGTTTAAGAGTAGTTTCTTGATTCTGTCCTCTTCCACTTTGAAGCTCATCATTTTGAAGAGCTTTTAACAGTTCATTTTGTTGTTGCTCTCGAAGAAGATCACGACGTTTACATGATGCTCCAACAAGGTTAATCACTCTACTgactaagaaaaaaaatgaagcaacTGCAACATGGTTTTTAGCTAGAGCAACAAGAGCAAGTTGAAGTTGATGTGCAAAACAATGAACATAAAATGcacaattattttctttcaaaataaGTGCCTTAAGACCATTGAACTCACCTCGCATATTACTAGCCCCATCATAGCCTTGTCCTCGAAGATTTGATATGCTCAACCTATTTCTGGAAAATAGCTCATCTATTGCAAGTTTCAAGGACCGTGCATCAGTACTTTTCACATGTTCGATGCCGACAAACCTTTCAATTACTTCACCTTTATTATCTACATATCGAAGAACAACTGCCATCTGCTCTTTTACTGCATGATCTCGTGCTTCATCAACAAGAATAGAAAATGGTGCATCACCCATGTCAAACATGATTGTATTAAGAGTTTCAACAGAAGCTGCATTTATGATATCTTTTTGTATAGCAGGTGATTTCAACTGTAGATTTCCTCGAGCATTTTCAAAGGCGACAGCTTTCACATTGTCATTGTGTTCAGCAAGAAATTCTAGAAGTTCTAGAAAGTTTCCTTTGTTGTTTGAGGATTCTGATTCATCATGGCCACGGAAAGCAAGACCTTGTCGCAACAAGAAACGAACACAATCAATTGAAGCATTCAAAAGAGTATAATAGTCCTGCTTAGAGGTTTCCACTTGACGACTAATAACTGATTCAAGATGCTGCTTCTGATTCATTAGAGCATGGCAATTCAATAGAGCTTGATTATGAACACTACTGGTAGTTCCAACATGATCTTTAAGCCCTTTTTTATTCTTCCAATTGTTGTAACCTTTAGCAGTAAATGTATCGCCGCCTCCTTGATCACCATGTTCTGGTTTAAAAAGATAACAACACAGACAAAATAAAGCATCTTTCTCTATGCTGTACTCTAGCCACTCCAAATGATCATCAAACCAGGAAGAGTTAAACTTCCGTTTAGTTCCATTTATTTCTCTTTGGGGAAACTTATGGTTTCGAGGTTGACAAGGACCCTTGAGCAGATAACTTCGTCTAACTTGATCACGAATATTTGGATCATAATCCAAAATACGCTTTCGACGTGCAGGGTCTGAAGGAAGATTTTCCAACACTTCTTCAAGTTCTGTTCTCTTTGAACTTTCACTATCAACATTGGCCTTCCTCTTCTTCGATGATGAAGGATTTGAAAGTTCATCTGTTCTTGATAGTTTTTGAAAGTATTTCTCTAGCACTGTAATTAACAATTGAATCAATTTCTTAATAAATCTAATTCTGCAAACATCAAACTCTAAGTCGACCTATCACCTATGTTTTACAATCAATTGGATCAACTTTCGAAAGTTCAATAATCAATATTATGTCTATTCATTATTCACTGCAATTCAATCATAGCTTTGAACAGATAATCACTATAAAACATTCAATCTCAATTCTCAAGCAACAATGTTACAACATAATCAAACCTTTAAAGAACTTAGAACTATTAACCAAcgaattagaaaaaaaatgaaaaaaatatgattgaTATAATGATATTATCTGATGAGTGATGAGTGATGATCATATGAATAGATTCACTTAAACACTTACTTGCGTTGGGAGATTCAGCCTTTGGGAGTGAATCAAGTGATCAAAGTTGAGATTTGAGAAGactcaaaaaaaattttgattttgggaATTGCTGAATTGGGGTCTGGGAATGAACCAATTGGAGTATGAGAGGCTGAGAAGGATATTAGGTCTGAGAAGCCGTGTGTTTTAGCAAAGAAATATGTGagcaaacgacgtcgtttttaggcagtgaattaattaattatttcaagccaaaacgacgtcgttttgggcTGAAATAAGGGGAAGAAACAGTTGGGTGGATTAGCTGCTGCAAGATGCCAGAATCTGCCATTTTCACCGTGCATTTGTCCAAAATAACTCCTGCACTAAGGCCAACAGCAAATCCCAGTATAGGCAGCTGCCTAAGCTTGCCCAAAcgtggatccgccactgataCAAACAGAACCTACCAAGGCCTTTTGATGAGTTTCACGCCACTCTAGTATCTCCGACAACCGCCACACCCCAAACTCAAATCCATAGGGAATGAGTACGGTGAAAAATTGAGAGATTGAGAGAGGTTGAGTAGAGTGGAGAAATTTGGAATTTCTGGGAATCAGTGGGTTCAATAGTTTATCCCGTGATTGAATTACCCAAAGTACCCTTGATATAGTCTCCGTAACGGAACTAACGGCTAAAAGTACCAAAATTAGGTCGGGGTCCAAACAGTACCGatgtgaaatttaaaaaacatGAGATACTGAAGTTTATAAGATTGGAAAGGTGAGGTACCGTTTTTGGACGAATTTCCCTTtgtgaaaaattgaaaaccctTTCAAACATTTTGTGAAAGAAATGTCATCATGCCCATGAAATATTTTGATTCAATTCTTACTTTGAGTAAATGTCTAATTTCTAAATAACTGTTTGACTTTGAAATAGGAAATTTTATGTGTAAGATTAAGAAAAcgtacataaaataaaatgaaattaacaatagtattgttttaaaaaatgaaaagaccTAGCGGAGCCTCTTTGCTAGGGTTGGGTGTGCAGTGGCTTTTTCCTTGGTTTCCCTTCCACTCCGGCACCGCCTCTTCTCCTCGAGTGACGTCTACTTCGACCCTTGTGTTGTTCACAGTTAGTTCTGCTCTTGTCAATTCATGTTTCCAGGAGAGCTCGAAGTTGGCTTCACAACTTGGATCGATCTTTGGTGTTCAATGGTTGTAGTTGGTGGCTGCGAGTGGTTGAGGGCATGGACGGTTGCTTTGTGTGGTGGTTGTAGATCGAAGAATTTTTCGATTGGGTTGTGCTGACGTCAAAAGGAGAGTTTTAAGTGCTGGATCTGGGATCCGGGTCCATTTTCATGGACTTTAGCGGTTGTCTTGCGGCGCCAGGATGCTTCATCTCATGGTGGCGCTGTCTGTTCGAG contains:
- the LOC126796718 gene encoding uncharacterized protein LOC126796718, whose amino-acid sequence is MPQNLKIDEDDEDRVPAGKSWAIKMKSAEVKDLLVSLCDLYASSSGPQSSSKGKSRSGGSTLSQGMLEKYFQKLSRTDELSNPSSSKKRKANVDSESSKRTELEEVLENLPSDPARRKRILDYDPNIRDQVRRSYLLKGPCQPRNHKFPQREINGTKRKFNSSWFDDHLEWLEYSIEKDALFCLCCYLFKPEHGDQGGGDTFTAKGYNNWKNKKGLKDHVGTTSSVHNQALLNCHALMNQKQHLESVISRQVETSKQDYYTLLNASIDCVRFLLRQGLAFRGHDESESSNNKGNFLELLEFLAEHNDNVKAVAFENARGNLQLKSPAIQKDIINAASVETLNTIMFDMGDAPFSILVDEARDHAVKEQMAVVLRYVDNKGEVIERFVGIEHVKSTDARSLKLAIDELFSRNRLSISNLRGQGYDGASNMRGEFNGLKALILKENNCAFYVHCFAHQLQLALVALAKNHVAVASFFFLVSRVINLVGASCKRRDLLREQQQNELLKALQNDELQSGRGQNQETTLKRPGDTRWGSHYGTLLSIISMFSSTVKVIQMIMEDGTHDDQRGECNLLLAQMQSFNFIFCLFLMIQVLGVTNELSQALQRNDQDIVNAMDLVKASKQQLQTMREEECEWDNFLDKVYCFCNKHGVKIPNMDDLFVAQGKSQRRAEKLTVIHHYRVDIFYSVIDRQLSDLNDRFNEVNSELLICVSSLSPDDSFSAFDKQKLFRLAQFYPRDFSERDVLSLEDKLHIYINDMRSRNDFCQLKGINSLAKKLVETRKHITHASVYKLLTLALVLPVATASVKRVFSAMNIVKNPLRNRMRDQWLNDSLLVYIEKYMFNSQTVEMIIVISNDQKKLEEERKNLHVLGIAKLTIKNYEALDLFRRPDQIVGLQNRVAGVEAWTGFGTDSESVCRWKGCAWDGEEIVVECDRRGEVGGEFEEGRDSEEGDGALIAIGHDSFDHTVVGDAGIAELEGLGKSTNGQKYPCKIVSWQFT